The Pseudarthrobacter sp. NS4 genome includes a window with the following:
- a CDS encoding NAD-dependent epimerase/dehydratase family protein has translation MTMSLQKVAVSGAQGFLGFHVRAALRARSAGVVAIPLGDSFDARTAMSAVDGSSRLVHLAGVNRGTAAEIREGNVTFARQLAGILLQCSAPPPTVVFANSIQSGNGTSYGDAKQHAAEILRTAAERVGASFVEIRLPNLFGEHGQPFYNSVTATFCHLAAREQTAQVKDDKELSLLHAQRAAEILLGTLRVEELEALQTRVTVSSLLGSVSSMAASYRTGTIPKLGSPFERDLFNTYRSYLPSERRAIALDPKADARGSFFEVVRAAGSSSQTSFSTTVPGVTRGNHFHLRKIERFSVLSGSARISMRRLFTGETINFDVDGANPIAIDMPTMWAHNITNTGSQTLYTLFWANEVFDPEEPDTFAEDV, from the coding sequence ATGACCATGTCGCTTCAAAAAGTGGCCGTTTCGGGTGCCCAAGGATTTCTCGGCTTCCATGTTCGTGCAGCCCTTCGCGCGAGGAGTGCCGGTGTGGTAGCCATCCCTCTGGGAGATTCATTCGATGCCAGGACCGCCATGTCCGCTGTTGATGGTTCTTCCCGCCTGGTTCATCTGGCTGGCGTAAACCGGGGGACCGCGGCTGAAATTAGGGAAGGAAACGTCACCTTTGCCAGGCAGTTAGCTGGCATCCTTCTCCAATGTTCAGCTCCACCACCGACTGTCGTCTTCGCGAATTCAATCCAGTCCGGAAATGGGACATCGTATGGCGATGCTAAGCAGCATGCTGCCGAGATTCTACGCACTGCTGCAGAAAGAGTCGGTGCGTCATTTGTTGAGATTCGGCTACCCAATTTGTTCGGCGAACATGGCCAGCCCTTCTATAATTCGGTAACAGCGACTTTTTGTCATCTGGCGGCACGAGAACAAACCGCACAAGTAAAAGACGACAAAGAGTTGTCGCTGCTGCACGCACAACGCGCTGCTGAAATTTTGCTTGGTACTTTGCGCGTCGAGGAGTTGGAAGCGCTTCAGACACGTGTGACCGTCAGTTCCTTGTTGGGTAGTGTTAGTTCGATGGCCGCCAGTTACCGGACGGGGACCATTCCAAAGTTGGGGTCTCCTTTTGAAAGAGATCTTTTCAATACGTATAGGTCATATCTGCCATCCGAACGCCGCGCAATTGCTTTAGATCCTAAAGCGGATGCCCGTGGTTCTTTTTTTGAGGTTGTTAGGGCCGCTGGTAGTAGCAGTCAAACATCTTTTTCCACCACTGTCCCAGGTGTTACTCGCGGAAATCACTTCCACCTCAGGAAAATTGAACGCTTCAGTGTGCTATCCGGGTCAGCGCGCATCTCCATGAGACGGCTATTTACTGGTGAAACTATTAACTTTGATGTCGATGGGGCCAACCCGATTGCCATCGACATGCCCACGATGTGGGCTCACAACATAACTAACACAGGCTCGCAAACTCTCTATACCCTGTTTTGGGCCAACGAAGTATTCGATCCTGAAGAACCAGACACTTTCGCGGAGGACGTATGA
- a CDS encoding ISL3 family transposase — MGNRWAAAFRYVCLCPGPSARRFVAYTAWDAIRAEATRRIAITERLSGVNALGVDEHVWSHTGPPGSGMVTGIVDHTRDAHGRVHARLLDLVPGRSGKAYADWLKDRGAGFTAGIKTAALDPFRGYANAIRDELPEAITVLDAFHVVKLGSAMVDEVRRRVQQETLGHRGRKGDPLYGIRRTLQTGAEHLTEKQAARLDAKLTAGDHGHEVTLAWQCYQKLRNIYHSRPERGRGLVNEVIASFPSCPIPEVARLGRTLKQWKAAILAYFDTRGASNGPTEAINGVIETTRRIARGFRNFPNYRLRCLLAAGGHRPYRIKQTNHA, encoded by the coding sequence ATGGGCAACCGATGGGCTGCAGCGTTTCGATACGTCTGTCTCTGCCCTGGCCCATCAGCTCGGCGTTTCGTGGCATATACAGCGTGGGACGCCATCAGGGCAGAAGCCACACGGCGCATCGCTATCACCGAGCGGCTGTCCGGGGTGAACGCGCTTGGTGTTGACGAACATGTCTGGTCCCACACAGGTCCGCCGGGGTCCGGCATGGTCACCGGGATCGTGGACCACACCCGTGACGCCCACGGTCGAGTTCATGCCCGGTTGCTGGACCTCGTTCCGGGCAGGTCGGGGAAGGCCTACGCTGACTGGCTAAAGGACCGAGGCGCCGGGTTCACCGCCGGCATCAAGACCGCGGCGCTGGACCCGTTCCGCGGCTACGCCAACGCCATCCGCGACGAGCTGCCCGAAGCGATCACCGTCCTGGACGCCTTCCACGTCGTGAAACTGGGATCGGCCATGGTCGACGAGGTCCGCCGCAGGGTCCAGCAGGAGACCCTGGGCCACCGGGGCCGCAAGGGAGATCCGCTCTACGGTATCCGGCGGACTCTGCAGACCGGCGCGGAACATCTGACCGAGAAGCAGGCCGCCAGGCTCGATGCGAAACTCACCGCCGGGGACCACGGCCACGAAGTCACCCTGGCCTGGCAGTGCTATCAGAAGCTACGGAACATCTACCACTCCCGCCCGGAACGCGGCAGGGGGCTCGTCAACGAGGTCATCGCATCGTTCCCGTCCTGTCCGATCCCGGAAGTCGCCCGGCTCGGTCGAACACTCAAACAATGGAAGGCCGCGATCCTGGCCTACTTCGACACCCGCGGCGCCTCCAACGGCCCCACAGAAGCAATCAACGGCGTCATCGAAACCACCCGCCGTATCGCCCGTGGGTTCCGTAATTTCCCCAACTACAGACTCAGATGCCTACTTGCCGCCGGCGGCCACCGACCCTACCGAATCAAACAGACGAACCATGCCTAA
- a CDS encoding CpsD/CapB family tyrosine-protein kinase: MGFGFSVLRALLDSRVRGEADLRRVSDAPVLGGVSFDSDAAKKPLLTQTAPQSPRAESFRQLRTNLQFARVSHTSKAILMTSSLPGEGKSTTATNLAIALAQAGQKVALVDADLRRPMIADYLGLERNAGLTTALIGRAEVDDLLQPWGTDQLYVLTAGQIPPNPSELLGSEAMQSLIARLEARFDAVIIDAPPLLPVTDAAVLAQQVGGVVLVVGAEKVRLTDLQKSLAALDMVEADVMGVVLNMLPSKGPDAYTYGYYSSVNSPQTRARDTMMPEQSTPASTDSYSDQTLQFHDSSLPARLRTNRDRSAR; this comes from the coding sequence ATGGGCTTCGGATTTTCGGTGCTCCGTGCCCTACTCGATAGCAGGGTGAGGGGCGAAGCAGACTTACGCAGGGTTAGCGACGCCCCCGTTCTCGGAGGAGTAAGTTTCGACTCCGACGCAGCAAAAAAGCCGCTGCTCACACAAACAGCCCCACAGAGCCCAAGGGCTGAGTCTTTCCGACAGCTAAGGACTAATCTTCAATTTGCTAGGGTCAGCCACACATCCAAGGCAATTCTCATGACGTCGTCCCTTCCTGGCGAGGGAAAAAGCACAACCGCTACTAATCTCGCCATCGCCCTTGCTCAGGCAGGCCAGAAGGTGGCTCTTGTCGACGCCGACTTACGGCGGCCCATGATAGCCGATTACTTGGGCTTAGAACGAAATGCGGGTCTAACTACTGCCCTCATAGGAAGAGCGGAGGTAGATGACCTCCTGCAGCCGTGGGGAACGGATCAGCTCTATGTATTGACGGCTGGGCAGATACCTCCTAACCCCAGTGAGCTGCTTGGCTCAGAAGCAATGCAAAGCCTAATAGCTCGGCTCGAAGCAAGATTCGACGCGGTTATTATCGATGCCCCGCCGCTCCTCCCAGTCACTGATGCAGCCGTATTGGCGCAGCAAGTTGGTGGCGTAGTTCTAGTTGTAGGTGCCGAGAAGGTTCGCCTGACAGACCTTCAAAAGTCGCTGGCAGCGCTAGATATGGTTGAGGCCGATGTGATGGGTGTGGTCCTTAATATGCTCCCGTCCAAGGGGCCAGATGCATACACTTACGGCTACTACAGCAGTGTCAATTCCCCGCAGACAAGAGCAAGGGACACAATGATGCCCGAGCAGTCCACACCAGCATCAACCGACTCCTATAGTGATCAAACCCTGCAATTCCACGACTCCTCGCTGCCCGCTAGATTGCGAACAAACAGGGATCGCAGTGCCCGATAG
- a CDS encoding nucleoside-diphosphate sugar epimerase/dehydratase: MGTVGKAAPVQSTGDRAERWASRLLQYAVDAEAWLIALTFAVLFRFDFVASQVNWWSLGALTIAAIALQAIVGWLLALYRGRHQHAAFHEAQTLLATLLIVAAALFLINFFWLDPQGLPRSTSVVALPVAFVLMGGSRYLQRLVAERKVRPRESAERALIFGAGKMGAYLVRRMLSDPNSPFVPVGLVDDDPLKRRLRLSNVPVLGTRRELHRIVEQSAATAIVLCIARADADFIREVSDEADRSGLRMYVLPLLSEILDGGMKLGDLRDVAIEDIIGRHPVDTEIDSIASYISDRRVLVTGAGGSIGSELCRQLSKFSPRELIMLDRDESGLHGVQMSISGHGLLDSDDVVLADIRDPDALISIFEKRKPEVVFHAAALKHLPMLEQYPEEAWKTNVLGTRNVLTAARQVGVKTFINISTDKAANPTSVLGRSKRVAERLTAWAARDFDGEYLSVRFGNVIGSRGSMLPTFIAQIESGGPVTVTHPDVTRYFMTIPEACQLVIQAGAIGRPGEVLILDMGTPVRILEVAKRMISMSGRSVDIVFTGLREGEKLHEELMSSNEHDERPFHSKISHTAVPPLAPAALDHETWKASAIKNVMTTKPYSASALTPIEG, encoded by the coding sequence ATGGGAACAGTAGGGAAAGCCGCGCCTGTTCAATCTACTGGCGATCGCGCTGAAAGGTGGGCTTCTCGACTGCTTCAGTACGCAGTTGATGCCGAAGCATGGCTAATTGCCCTGACGTTCGCGGTGCTTTTTAGGTTTGACTTTGTTGCGAGCCAGGTGAACTGGTGGTCCTTGGGCGCGCTTACTATAGCGGCCATAGCGCTTCAGGCGATTGTGGGATGGCTGTTGGCCCTATACCGCGGTCGTCACCAGCATGCAGCGTTTCATGAGGCTCAGACTCTTTTGGCTACATTGCTTATCGTTGCCGCTGCATTGTTCTTGATTAACTTTTTTTGGCTGGATCCGCAAGGGCTGCCTCGCAGTACGTCTGTTGTAGCACTTCCGGTTGCTTTCGTATTGATGGGTGGAAGTAGATATCTGCAAAGGCTAGTCGCGGAGCGGAAAGTTAGGCCACGTGAATCTGCTGAACGTGCTCTGATTTTTGGCGCTGGAAAGATGGGTGCTTACCTCGTTAGGCGCATGTTAAGTGACCCTAATTCCCCCTTTGTTCCTGTAGGCCTTGTTGATGATGATCCACTCAAACGTCGGCTACGGCTGTCGAATGTGCCCGTACTCGGAACTAGGAGGGAATTGCATCGCATTGTGGAACAATCCGCAGCCACCGCCATTGTTCTATGTATTGCGCGCGCTGATGCGGACTTCATCCGTGAGGTTTCCGACGAAGCGGATAGGAGTGGCCTTCGGATGTACGTGCTCCCCCTGTTGTCCGAAATTCTGGACGGCGGGATGAAGCTGGGTGACCTCCGTGACGTGGCAATCGAAGACATCATCGGGCGTCACCCTGTAGACACTGAAATCGACTCAATTGCGAGCTACATCTCAGATCGACGGGTTCTTGTGACGGGCGCAGGAGGATCTATTGGCTCTGAGTTATGCCGCCAACTTTCGAAATTTTCTCCCCGCGAGCTGATTATGCTCGACAGGGATGAATCTGGCCTTCACGGCGTTCAGATGAGTATCTCAGGTCACGGATTACTTGACAGCGATGATGTCGTATTGGCGGATATAAGAGATCCAGATGCATTGATAAGTATATTCGAGAAGCGTAAACCGGAAGTTGTCTTTCACGCCGCTGCTCTAAAACACCTGCCCATGCTAGAGCAGTATCCAGAAGAGGCTTGGAAGACAAACGTTTTAGGTACACGCAATGTTCTGACGGCTGCTCGACAGGTTGGTGTGAAGACCTTTATTAATATTTCCACCGACAAGGCGGCAAATCCGACCAGCGTATTAGGCCGTTCGAAGAGAGTTGCCGAAAGACTGACAGCCTGGGCGGCTCGTGACTTCGACGGAGAGTACCTGTCGGTCCGATTTGGAAATGTCATAGGAAGCCGAGGGTCGATGCTGCCAACCTTCATTGCGCAGATCGAGTCTGGCGGTCCAGTGACAGTGACACATCCAGATGTGACCAGATACTTTATGACCATTCCTGAGGCCTGCCAACTGGTTATACAAGCGGGGGCAATTGGACGCCCTGGAGAAGTTCTTATCCTCGACATGGGTACTCCCGTCCGGATTCTCGAGGTAGCGAAGCGCATGATCTCCATGTCTGGCCGAAGCGTGGATATCGTCTTCACGGGATTGCGGGAGGGGGAGAAGCTACACGAAGAGTTGATGAGTAGTAATGAGCATGACGAACGGCCGTTCCACTCAAAGATTAGTCATACTGCAGTTCCTCCCCTTGCCCCCGCTGCTCTCGACCACGAGACGTGGAAAGCAAGTGCCATTAAGAACGTCATGACCACGAAGCCATATTCGGCGTCAGCGCTGACTCCCATTGAAGGCTAG
- a CDS encoding glycosyltransferase family 4 protein has protein sequence MGRKIGIDLGFNPEQMTVVYNSHESHAAATQSTPRKVDDSFLESLCLPVIGAVIRLTPAKNLPLLIEAARILRQRGIPVTVAIAGEGPMREELVTAAEQAEVDLRLLGAVYHPEDLQAIYKKLAVTVVPSTAGLTTVQSMSYGVPVITDDDIYGQAPESEAIIPGATGDTYTKGDANDLANKIEHWLQKSDEERLQVREACRAEISAKWNPESQSRIIERAIRSGFKDSNGQGS, from the coding sequence GTGGGACGTAAAATCGGCATCGATTTGGGATTTAACCCCGAACAAATGACGGTCGTATACAACAGTCATGAGTCGCATGCAGCGGCTACACAGAGCACTCCGCGAAAAGTTGATGATTCGTTTCTTGAGAGCCTTTGCCTTCCGGTGATCGGCGCAGTAATTCGCCTCACACCGGCCAAAAATTTGCCGCTGCTGATCGAAGCGGCTCGGATCCTGCGTCAAAGAGGTATCCCCGTAACGGTCGCGATTGCTGGCGAGGGCCCTATGCGTGAAGAGTTGGTCACGGCAGCAGAGCAAGCAGAAGTAGACCTCAGGCTCCTAGGTGCGGTCTATCATCCGGAAGACCTGCAGGCTATATATAAAAAGCTGGCCGTAACTGTAGTCCCGTCAACCGCTGGTCTAACGACGGTTCAAAGCATGTCGTATGGCGTGCCCGTCATCACCGACGACGACATATACGGTCAGGCTCCTGAATCTGAAGCCATAATCCCGGGTGCTACTGGGGACACCTATACCAAGGGAGATGCCAATGACTTGGCGAACAAAATCGAGCATTGGCTCCAAAAAAGTGACGAAGAACGTCTACAAGTCCGCGAAGCCTGCAGGGCCGAGATTTCTGCAAAGTGGAACCCGGAGAGCCAGTCACGAATCATTGAGCGCGCGATTAGGAGTGGATTCAAGGACAGTAACGGGCAGGGATCATAG
- the wecB gene encoding non-hydrolyzing UDP-N-acetylglucosamine 2-epimerase, producing the protein MTMTGRRLKVVTVVGTRPEIIRLAATIKSLEKYMDHVLVHTGQNYDYELNEVFFHDLGLRRPDHFLEADVSSLGAVLGTILVSIEKVLSAEKPDAMLVLGDTNSCISAVMARRMKIPVYHMEAGNRCFDENVPEEVNRRLVDHVADYNLVYTEHARRNLLSEGIHPSRILLTGSPMAEVLEANRADIDQSDVLSREGLAPNAYFLVSIHREENVDNPERLQQVLEALNELGRCYNLPVLISTHPRTRKRLESQPQELKRNLRFHAPFGFNDYIKLQKAAKLVLSDSGTISEESLILKFPAVTLRDFIERPESLDVGGMITTGVSAAAITDSVRVALDQFDQHGTPEAPWEYSVPDVSRRTVNFIRSTVHSHRQRAGIRQAQV; encoded by the coding sequence ATGACGATGACAGGACGTAGGCTGAAAGTGGTGACCGTGGTAGGCACTCGGCCCGAAATCATTCGGCTTGCCGCAACGATTAAAAGCCTCGAAAAATATATGGATCACGTTCTGGTGCATACAGGACAAAACTACGACTACGAACTCAATGAGGTGTTTTTCCACGATCTGGGCCTCCGTCGGCCGGACCATTTCCTTGAAGCGGATGTTTCATCCCTAGGTGCCGTACTTGGGACCATATTGGTGTCGATTGAAAAGGTCTTGTCCGCAGAGAAGCCGGATGCGATGTTGGTACTTGGAGACACTAATAGTTGCATCTCTGCAGTAATGGCAAGACGCATGAAAATACCTGTCTACCATATGGAAGCAGGCAATAGATGTTTCGATGAAAACGTACCGGAGGAAGTTAACAGGCGCCTCGTCGATCATGTCGCTGACTATAACTTGGTGTACACCGAACATGCTCGGCGTAACTTGCTTTCAGAGGGGATTCATCCTTCCCGGATTCTCCTGACTGGTTCCCCGATGGCTGAGGTGCTAGAAGCGAATCGCGCGGATATTGATCAGAGCGATGTGCTTAGCCGCGAAGGTTTGGCTCCTAATGCCTATTTCTTGGTAAGCATTCACCGCGAAGAAAATGTGGACAACCCGGAAAGGCTGCAACAAGTTCTTGAGGCGCTAAATGAACTGGGCCGCTGCTATAACCTACCAGTACTGATCTCTACACATCCTCGTACCCGAAAGAGGCTAGAGTCACAACCGCAGGAGCTGAAAAGGAACCTTCGCTTTCACGCCCCGTTTGGTTTTAATGACTACATCAAACTTCAAAAAGCAGCGAAGCTTGTTCTATCCGACAGCGGAACTATCAGTGAGGAATCCCTTATTTTGAAGTTTCCCGCGGTTACACTACGTGATTTTATTGAACGGCCGGAATCTCTAGACGTGGGGGGAATGATCACTACTGGAGTAAGTGCGGCTGCTATTACTGATTCGGTGCGAGTGGCATTAGATCAGTTTGACCAGCACGGTACTCCCGAGGCCCCTTGGGAGTACTCAGTACCTGATGTCTCCCGCCGCACTGTCAACTTCATCCGTTCAACGGTTCACAGCCACCGTCAACGGGCCGGTATTAGGCAGGCACAGGTGTAG
- a CDS encoding O-antigen ligase family protein: protein MHQRLLTLAFVALGMGNLVLPAQFKAILPVDYLLLCLAIFAATMLFNLQRMVALRGVTSPIVYFGLSIVPGFFVGLVTTYGQSKLTAFLIFFLLLGAFAAAKEKAWISKTLVIYFAVVSLAICLLALTFGESGAGGRTILWDLNPIGIGRATGLLGTVCLTALLVSRKRNISFRILMLCGATLSFALTVSTGSRGPLLSAGLACVVAYLSMIALDGLSRAKSSLLLGTTAVSVAAFVLLAGPENAGLVRIQEGGDSGRLSLLSETWRVVAEHPLGIGWGNYARHIHGFVSNDGILYPHNIFVEFLVEGGVFGLLGFTFLVVIGLRRAFRLCRSVRTYGLMMLALLVFSLANAQLSSDIVGNRMLWVFLAAAIIFGAPTKSNARNLRLHPTAEGEPFSRLSTP from the coding sequence ATGCACCAACGATTGCTAACGCTGGCCTTCGTGGCCCTAGGAATGGGTAACCTCGTATTGCCTGCTCAGTTTAAAGCAATTCTTCCAGTCGATTACCTACTGCTGTGCCTCGCAATATTTGCCGCGACGATGCTCTTCAACCTCCAAAGGATGGTAGCCCTCCGAGGCGTCACCTCCCCGATAGTGTACTTTGGATTGTCGATTGTTCCTGGGTTTTTTGTCGGCCTCGTAACGACCTATGGGCAAAGCAAACTGACCGCCTTCCTAATCTTTTTCTTACTTCTTGGCGCATTTGCTGCGGCGAAAGAAAAAGCTTGGATTTCAAAGACGCTCGTTATATATTTTGCCGTCGTATCACTGGCGATTTGTCTGTTGGCATTGACGTTCGGCGAATCAGGTGCCGGTGGTAGAACGATACTTTGGGACCTAAATCCCATCGGTATTGGACGAGCTACAGGTCTTTTGGGTACCGTATGCCTCACTGCACTATTGGTGAGCAGAAAAAGAAACATTAGTTTCAGAATATTAATGCTTTGCGGTGCTACATTGAGCTTCGCGCTAACTGTTTCAACTGGTAGCCGAGGGCCTCTACTATCCGCCGGGCTGGCTTGCGTAGTCGCCTATCTGTCGATGATCGCCTTGGACGGACTAAGTAGGGCCAAGTCGTCTCTTCTACTTGGTACCACCGCGGTATCAGTCGCAGCTTTCGTACTCCTTGCCGGACCAGAGAATGCGGGTCTCGTCCGCATTCAAGAAGGCGGTGACTCCGGTCGGCTCTCACTCTTGTCCGAGACTTGGCGGGTTGTTGCGGAGCACCCGCTCGGAATTGGTTGGGGCAACTATGCGCGACACATACATGGCTTCGTGTCAAACGATGGGATTCTCTACCCGCACAACATCTTTGTCGAGTTTTTAGTTGAGGGCGGCGTTTTCGGCCTCCTGGGTTTTACATTCCTCGTAGTTATCGGGCTTAGGCGCGCTTTTCGTTTATGCCGGTCAGTTCGAACGTACGGCCTCATGATGCTAGCCTTACTAGTTTTTTCATTAGCGAACGCTCAACTATCAAGCGATATCGTCGGAAACCGTATGCTCTGGGTGTTTTTGGCTGCAGCGATAATATTTGGCGCGCCCACGAAGTCTAATGCCCGAAATTTACGTTTGCATCCAACCGCCGAAGGGGAACCCTTTTCACGATTGAGTACGCCGTAG
- a CDS encoding polysaccharide biosynthesis protein has protein sequence MNRNEYAGKKLLITGGTGSFGHTVANKLLQSEVDEIRILSRDEAKQDAMRHEMGDSRLKFYVGDVRDFDSVSRASRDVDFVFHAAALKQVPSCEFFPMEAVRTNIIGSENVVRAADANNVKSVVCLGTDKAVYPVNAMGMTKALMEKVAQSYGLNNPDTNTIVSCVRYGNVMYSRGSVIPLFIRQIKEGKRITVTDAAMSRFLMSLADSVDLVDFAFHNAEQGDLFVKKAPASTIGDLAAAVCNLFEVAPDIEIIGTRHAEKMSEALASREELTRAEDMGEYFRIKADNRDLNYKLYFSEGVPEQSSYVDYDSHTTSQLTIPEIEELLLTLPEVRRELKSAGLEDRIGLMV, from the coding sequence ATGAACCGAAATGAGTATGCCGGCAAAAAGCTATTAATCACTGGAGGAACAGGATCCTTCGGGCATACGGTGGCAAACAAGTTGCTGCAGAGCGAGGTCGACGAGATTCGTATCCTGAGCCGCGATGAAGCTAAGCAGGATGCAATGCGACATGAAATGGGAGACTCCCGCCTTAAGTTCTACGTTGGGGATGTTCGGGATTTTGACAGTGTCAGCCGGGCTTCTAGAGACGTAGATTTCGTCTTCCATGCAGCAGCTCTGAAGCAGGTGCCGTCCTGCGAGTTTTTTCCGATGGAAGCGGTGCGCACGAACATAATCGGCAGCGAGAATGTTGTACGTGCGGCAGATGCAAATAATGTTAAATCCGTGGTTTGTCTCGGTACCGACAAAGCCGTTTACCCCGTGAACGCGATGGGAATGACGAAGGCGCTTATGGAAAAAGTCGCGCAGTCGTACGGACTAAACAACCCCGACACGAACACAATTGTTTCATGTGTGCGTTATGGCAACGTCATGTACTCTCGCGGATCCGTTATCCCACTGTTCATACGCCAAATCAAGGAAGGGAAGAGGATCACTGTCACCGATGCGGCTATGTCCCGTTTTCTCATGTCTTTAGCAGACTCGGTCGACCTCGTGGATTTTGCTTTCCATAACGCTGAGCAGGGAGACTTGTTCGTTAAGAAGGCGCCAGCTTCCACTATTGGGGATCTTGCTGCCGCTGTCTGTAACTTGTTTGAGGTTGCTCCAGATATTGAAATTATTGGCACAAGACATGCTGAAAAAATGTCCGAGGCGCTGGCAAGCAGGGAAGAACTTACTCGAGCCGAAGACATGGGCGAGTATTTTCGGATAAAGGCTGACAACCGTGATCTCAACTACAAGCTGTACTTTAGTGAAGGCGTTCCAGAACAATCCTCCTACGTGGATTATGACTCTCATACGACAAGTCAGTTGACGATTCCCGAAATAGAGGAGCTACTCCTGACGCTGCCTGAGGTTCGAAGAGAGCTCAAGTCGGCGGGACTTGAGGATAGAATTGGCCTAATGGTATGA
- a CDS encoding transposase, translating to MGLQRFDTSVSALAHQLGVSWHTAWDAIRAEATRRIAITERLSGVNALGVDEHVWSHTGPPGSGMVTGIVDHTRDAHGRVHARLLDLVPGRSGKAYADWLKDRGAGFTAGIKTAALDPFRGYANAIRDELPEAITVLDAFHVVKLALRR from the coding sequence ATGGGGCTGCAGCGTTTCGATACGTCTGTCTCTGCCCTGGCCCATCAGCTCGGCGTTTCGTGGCATACAGCGTGGGACGCCATCAGGGCAGAAGCCACACGGCGCATCGCTATCACCGAGCGGCTGTCCGGGGTGAACGCGCTTGGTGTTGACGAACATGTCTGGTCCCACACAGGTCCGCCGGGGTCCGGCATGGTCACCGGGATCGTGGACCACACCCGTGACGCCCACGGTCGAGTTCATGCCCGGTTGCTGGACCTCGTTCCGGGCAGGTCGGGGAAGGCCTACGCTGACTGGCTAAAGGACCGAGGCGCCGGGTTCACCGCCGGCATCAAGACCGCGGCGCTGGACCCGTTCCGCGGCTACGCCAACGCCATCCGCGACGAGCTGCCCGAAGCGATCACCGTCCTGGACGCCTTCCACGTCGTGAAACTGGCTCTTCGCAGATGA
- a CDS encoding transposase, whose translation MPLVGEIKVLIVTGATTAQVEANNTAIKHIKRTARGYRNRDNYRSRILLRSAARMAA comes from the coding sequence GTGCCGCTGGTGGGCGAGATCAAAGTCCTCATCGTCACCGGTGCAACCACAGCCCAAGTAGAAGCCAACAACACTGCAATAAAACACATCAAGCGAACCGCTCGAGGATATAGAAATCGGGACAACTACAGATCGCGCATCCTCTTGAGAAGTGCCGCCCGAATGGCAGCATGA
- a CDS encoding helix-turn-helix domain-containing protein: protein MIFNLPDYRVASTVLLLDAIRHGIVESTSPPGCPSCGMIASRVKERRCQKLRDIPVAGAVVLSLGQRCWFCDEYLCERKSFCEATPQVPRRARSTRRLRETLMSAAIDSGRAVSETATTLGISWWLVLQVIGDAALRLPDVDLLAPRMLGIDAHRYRSVPFFQDPARKVWTRYERWTITIVDLHTGQVRGIVDGRDHKGVGDWLFVRPLEWRLGLQIVPVDPSGAFRKTLRMCCHAPRSRWICST from the coding sequence ATGATCTTCAACCTGCCCGATTACCGAGTCGCCAGCACCGTCCTGCTCCTTGACGCGATCCGCCACGGCATCGTGGAGTCCACGTCCCCGCCGGGGTGCCCGAGCTGCGGAATGATCGCTTCCCGGGTGAAGGAGCGCCGCTGCCAGAAACTGCGTGACATTCCCGTCGCCGGAGCGGTAGTGCTTTCTCTGGGGCAGCGGTGCTGGTTCTGTGACGAGTACCTGTGTGAGCGGAAATCGTTTTGCGAAGCGACACCCCAGGTCCCGCGACGGGCACGATCTACACGTAGGCTCCGGGAGACGCTGATGAGCGCGGCCATCGATTCCGGACGTGCTGTGTCCGAGACAGCCACGACCTTAGGGATCTCGTGGTGGCTGGTCCTGCAGGTCATCGGTGACGCCGCTCTCCGCCTTCCGGACGTGGACCTCCTGGCGCCAAGGATGCTGGGTATCGATGCGCACCGATACCGGTCCGTGCCGTTCTTCCAGGACCCTGCCAGGAAGGTCTGGACACGGTACGAGCGGTGGACGATCACGATCGTTGATCTGCACACCGGCCAGGTCCGGGGCATCGTGGACGGACGCGACCACAAAGGCGTCGGCGACTGGCTCTTCGTCCGGCCCCTGGAGTGGCGGCTCGGCCTGCAAATCGTCCCAGTCGACCCGTCCGGGGCGTTCCGGAAGACGCTGCGGATGTGCTGCCACGCACCGCGGTCTCGGTGGATCTGTTCCACATGA